The following proteins are co-located in the Periplaneta americana isolate PAMFEO1 chromosome 12, P.americana_PAMFEO1_priV1, whole genome shotgun sequence genome:
- the LOC138710582 gene encoding UDP-glycosyltransferase UGT5-like, whose amino-acid sequence MTSIRRLMYVGAALLVLQSSMSEAAKILSIFPFQAKSHTIVNTALMEELVSRGHEVTVLSLNPRKTPLPNYTDMVLKTSTNDFLPFKGNQTMFQTANIGLFEMMNMMLNVSLVVCDLQLQEEVVQKLIHSTNIHFDAVIVEAFFNECYLGFVHKFKAPLIQICTYGGSNFMGDWVGNPTPYAIVPDPFLNLRDKMNFWERTANAVFSTIWKLMRNYYYLPGQDAIMKKHFNHLADLPSLLELEHKTSLLLVNHHFSISYPRPLMPNFVQVGGMHVKPPKPLSKDLGRYLDEAKDGVIYFSMGSNLKSSDMTESQRNAFLEAFSKLKQRVLWKWETDSMPGQPDNVKLEKWLPQPDILAHKNVLVFMTHGGLLSTQEAINRGVPVLGIPVFGDQKLNMAWAESAGVGVTLQFDNISSESISSRLNEILGNPRYRENAQSLSRIYRDQPLTPLDQAAFWTEYVIRHKGAPHMRSAALDLAWYQYFLLDVIAFLVLAVGSVLLIVFVVLRAVFKKLCSGSKKDKMSHKKKD is encoded by the exons ATGACGTCC ATAAGGAGATTGATGTACGTTGGAGCAGCTCTTCTGGTTCTGCAGTCATCCATGAGCGAAGCTGCGAAGATACTCAGCATATTTCCGTTCCAAGCCAAAAGTCACACTATCGTAAATACGGCCCTCATGGAGGAACTGGTCAGCAGGGGCCATGAAGTAACAGTGCTCAGCTTAAATCCACGGAAAACGCCTCTGCCAAATTACACAGATATGGTTTTGAAAACATCAACCAACGACTTCCTTCCGTTTAAAG GAAACCAAACCATGTTTCAAACAGCGAATATTGGATTATTTGAAATGATGAATATGATGTTGAATGTCAGCCTGGTGGTTTGTGACTTGCAGCTTCAAGAGGAAGTGGTCCAGAAACTCATACACTCCACGAACATTCATTTCGATGCTGTCATCGTAGAAGCCTTCTTCAACGAGTGCTATCTTGGTTTTGTTCACAAATTCAAAGCTCCCTTAATTCAAATTTGTACATATGGAGGTTCGAATTTCATGGGTGATTGGGTTGGTAATCCAACACCTTACGCCATCGTACCAGATCCTTTTCTTAATTTGAGAGACAAGATGAACTTTTGGGAAAGAACTGCGAACGCGGTTTTCAGCACTATTTGGAAACTCATGAGAAATTACTACTATCTCCCAGGACAGGACGCAATAATGAAGAAACACTTCAATCACTTGGCTGATTTACCTTCATTGTTGGAACTGGAGCATAAAACATCTCTCCTACTGGTCAATCATCATTTTAGTATTAGCTACCCCCGACCACTGATGCCCAACTTTGTGCAAGTTGGAGGAATGCACGTGAAGCCTCCAAAACCACTATCAAAA GATTTGGGAAGATATCTAGATGAAGCGAAGGATGGCGTTATTTACTTCAGCATGGGATCCAATTTAAAGAGTTCGGACATGACAGAATCTCAAAGGAATGCTTTTCTGGAGGCGTTCTCTAAGCTGAAGCAGCGAGTTCTATGGAAATGGGAGACGGATTCGATGCCAGGACAACCCGATAATGTGAAGCTGGAGAAATGGCTGCCTCAACCTGATATTCTTg CACACAAGAACGTTCTAGTTTTCATGACACATGGAGGACTACTAAGCACACAAGAAGCCATAAACAGAGGCGTTCCAGTGTTGGGGATCCCTGTATTTGGAGATCAAAAACTCAACATGGCTTGGGCTGAATCTGCAGGCGTAGGAGTTACGTTACAATTTGACAACATTTCATCGGAATCAATCAGCTCAAGATTAAATGAAATTCTCGGAAATCCTAG GTATCGAGAGAACGCTCAAAGTCTGTCTCGAATCTACCGGGACCAGCCACTCACCCCGTTGGACCAGGCTGCATTCTGGACGGAGTACGTGATCCGACACAAGGGGGCGCCCcacatgcgctccgctgcactagACCTCGCCTGGTACCAGTACTTCCTGCTAGACGTGATCGCTTTTCTAGTTCTAGCCGTGGGCTCTGTTTTGCTCATCGTATTTGTGGTGCTCAGAGCTGTGTTTAAGAAGCTGTGCAGTGGCAGTAAAAAAGACAAAATGTCACACAAGAAAAAGGACTGA